Proteins encoded in a region of the Phoenix dactylifera cultivar Barhee BC4 chromosome 3, palm_55x_up_171113_PBpolish2nd_filt_p, whole genome shotgun sequence genome:
- the LOC103718617 gene encoding 40S ribosomal protein S21 produces MQNEEGKMMDLYIPRKCSATNRLITAKDHASVQINIGHLDENGVYTGQFTTFALSGFIRAQGDADSALDRLWQKKKAEVRQQ; encoded by the exons ATGCAGAACGAAGAGGGAAAGATGATGGATCTCTACATCCCGAGGAAATG TTCGGCAACAAATAGGCTTATCACTGCAAAGGACCATGCATCAGTCCAAATTAACATAGGGCATTTGGATGAGAATGGGGTTTACACTGGGCAGTTTACCACTTTTGCACTCAGCGGCTTCATCCGTGCTCAG GGAGATGCTGACAGCGCTCTGGATAGACTCTGGCAGAAGAAGAAGGCTGAAGTCAGGCAGCAATAG